Below is a genomic region from Candidatus Zymogenus saltonus.
CTCGATCACCGTTCCCGATTCCTAATCTGGAAAAATCGCATAAATTACCTTTATAACATAGTGATTTTGTAATGGAAAGTGTTTTGTCAAATATTTTATCAATTTTATTGCCTATTTCTCTCTCTGATTATAAAATGGGGAAAAACATTATCGGAGCAATAAATGAAATCTTTCGATTCGGTCGACAGGGGAAGGAGTATACATGGAATCGGTAAATATCCCTATCTTTTGATCTTGCTTTTTTCCGTCTGTATTTTTATGATTCCAAAAGCGCTCTATTCCCAGGAGCCGGGAAAGGCCGTCTCCGGCGATCCAAAGGAGCTTTTGGAGCTGGGAGACGCTTCATGGGAGAAGAGGGGCACGAAACTCGATACCGATAACGCAAGGGCCGTGGAGTACTATAGGGCGGCCGCCGCGGCCGATCCATTCAGCTACGAGGCCCACTGGAAGTGCGCCCGGGCCCTTTGGTGGCTCACAGACCAGATGCTTGCAGCCGCAAATGTAAAGGGGGGAGAGCACGAAAAGCTCGGCAGGGAGGGGATGGAGCTGGCCGGACGGGCGAAGCTGATAAATCCGGACGGGATCGAGGGACACCTATACTACGCCCTTACGGCCTTTCATTACGCGTTCGGAATAGGGATGATAGAGGCGATGAAGGGGGGGGTGTTTGACGCAATCTGCGAAGACCTAACATGGTGTCAGAAGAGGGATGAAACCTACGGAGGCGGTATCGTTTTGAGGGGGCTGTCATCCTACTTCAGGATAGTACCGTGGCCGAAGAGGGACAACGACAAGTCCTTGAAGCTCTCGACCGAGGCGGTCAAGGCGGACGAAACGAGTGTCAGAAACGTGGTCTACCTCGCCGCGGCCTATGAGATGCTGGGGATGGGAGACAAGGCCGTTAACATTTTGGAGGTCGCCGTAGCGATGGAGGGCGACAAGGAGCAAGAGCCGGATTTCAAGCGCTGGAAGAAATTCGCCAAGAGGTGCATCGATGAGGGGAGGGTGATAGAGACCGAGACTCTGTTTTAAGATGTCTGTTTATTCCTTTTCCACGAAATTGGGGAAGGGAATTTTTATAGCCGCTTTTTATTAAATACCTACCCGTCACTACCCGTCTAATAAAAAAATAGATCATTTCTAAGTCGGATTTTCCTTGACAATGAGAATAAAGATTAATATAGTGAACAATGTTCAATATATAGTACATATGTTTTCGTCACTGATGAATCATCAATGAAAAAGCGCATTTAAAGGCCTAAAAATTGTAGGAGGGAGAAATGACCGAAATTGAGACGAGAAAAGCTGTAAACAAAAACGGCTGCATCAAGCTCATCAACAGCGACAGACACAACTGTTTTGGGTGCAGCCCGAAGAACGACTCGGGATTACAAATGGAATTCTACACCAATGAAAAGGTCGATATGGTCGTGTCGTGGTTTTCCGTTCCCAGCCGCTTTTGCGGCTGGAGCAATGTCGTCCACGGGGGGATAGTTTCAACCATGCTCGACGAGGCGATGGGATGGGGGGGTCTCGTTATACTCAAAAAGCTTATTCTCTCAAAGACGTTGAATGTGGAGTTCAAAAGCCCGGTATTTACGGACACGGGGATAAGGGTCGAGGGGAGCGTTCTCGAGGTCAAGGGGGAAAAAAAGGCGGTGATGGAGGGGCGTATCTATGACGGAAACGACAATATCTGTGCTCAATCTTCCAGCCTCGTTTCCCTCTTCACGGTAGAGAGCATCAGAAAGATGGGCGTCGTGGACGAGGGGATGCTAAACGACATGGATTTGATCACGAATTTCGTATCATCAATCAAATAGGTTGTTTGGAAAACGATGATTGGGAGATTGATTGCGAATCCAATCTCGTTAGTTTGCATAGAGCTTTGCTAACTTTCATTTTAGGTGTTATACTGCCGAAAATCTCTGAATTTATTTAATATTATTGAGGCTAATGTAATGGCAGTGGATTTTAGTTTCAAGTGGATCGGCGGGGCGACGTGGATTTTGGAGGGCGGGGGCTTGAAGATCGCCTGCGATCCGGTTCTGTCTCCCTCGGGGACCGTTCAGGACTACTTCTGGTTCAAGTCCAAGAGGAGGGAGGAGCCTGAATACGAGACCGGGGATTTTAAAGACGTGGATCTCTGGCTCATCACCCACGGGCACGAAGATCACCTGGATGAGGCGGGCCTTGATTTCATAGATAAGAAATCGGTTGTTATTACCCACAAAAACGGACTCCCGAAACTTAAAAAGACCAAGCTGGATGAGATAACCACGCTTTCATGGGGCGAGGTAGTGAGGCTGACGTCTAAAGGTTTCAAGATCACGGTGGAGGCGATGCCCGCCGTCCACGGCGTCAATCCACTCGTCGCATTGCTTGCCGGCGGTGTCAACGGCTACTGGGTCACACTGGAGAAACCTGACGACAAAATCTCTATCTATATCCCTTCCGATACTGTGATAAAAAAGAAGGTCATCGATTCGCTTGAAGGTCGAAAGTGCGACCTTTTTATTCCGAATCTCGGGGCCGCGAGAATAGGCGCCGGCATAAGGGGAAGGCTGTTGATGGATCTGACCCTCACGGCCGAGAAGATCGGTAAAATAATCGAGGTCATCAACCCAAAGATAACGATTCCAGTCCACTTCGGGACATTTTCCCACTACACGGAGCCGGTCGATAAAATAAGGGCGTTAGCAGAAGAGGCGGGCGATAAGGTAAAGATGTTGAAGCCGGGTCAGGAGATCAAATTTACCCTTTGGTCAAGGCAATGAGAGATTTCAGGGTGTCGGGAGGCTGTCTTTAATCGACCGGGTGCCTAAATTCAATATGGTCAAAAGGTTTTTCATCGAGAGACTGCGGTTTTGAATTAAGCCTTTCTATTTACCCTTGAGTTTTTTTAGCACAGTGTCCGGCTCACGATACCGCCCCCAGAAGGGGAGGTGGGTCAGGGTTGTGTAGGTGAAAAGCCGGTTGAAAAAAGGTATCCTTATCAGGGCGTAGAAGACGTAGTACAGGGTGAAAATCGCCAGATAAAAAAACATTAGATCAATAACCGTGCCAAGCCATTCTCCCTTGGATTCCGCGAGGCCGTGGATAAGGGTTCCAAGATACGATAAGATATACATAGATGAAGGTATTGTGGTCGCCAGGTAAAGGATAACCCCCCAGGAGTGCCCCGCCTCGACACAGTTCTGCGGGCAGACGGCGGCGCACCTCATGCAGCTTTCGCAGTTGTATTTCCAGAAGGGTCTGGGCCTGTTTTTGCCCCGCATCTTTATACCCCCGACCGGGCAGTTCTTTGCGCAAATACCGCAGCCGTTGCAGCGATCGTTTGCGAAAAATAGCTTTGCCAGAAAGAAGCGCCCCATTAGAAGGTATGCGAATGATATGAGAGACAGTAGGGCCCCCAGCAGGAGCTCGTAGAGGTTGTTTAAAGTAAACAGCACCCTGCCGCCGGAGTGAATCTTTCTAATAAAACCCTCGACAGCCGGTTTGCTGCGCTCGATTATCTCACGCTGCTTTTTTCTGCCCTGAATTTTATGCAAGGAAAACCAGTTCGAGGGCATATCGACGCTCATCAGGCCCCGTACCCTGTAGCCCTTCAGGAAAAGTATCAGGGCCGTGATGAAAGTGGCGCTGCCGGCGATGCCTGGCAGAAACAGACTCCCGAACTTGAGCCCGGCCCTCGTGGCGACCGTAAAGGCGCGGGTTGATCTCCCCCTCGGCAGGCGGGACGCAAATTTTATGACGTGCCAGGGTGCGGTAAAGCCGTGGGTGGGATGGACGATACCCAACAGGTCACGGCTCGTCTCTTTTATCCTGTCTTCACTTCCGATCCCATCGACGGAGCGAATTTGGGAGTCGGCCCCCTGTTTTCTGAGAAACTCGTCAATCCATGCCGCAACGCGGTAGGAGTTACCGGTTCCGCTCATGTAGAAGATTCTGATTTTGCCGATTTTGCCTATTTTGATATTGGAATAGTTTTTCAAGTTTTTCGGGTCTTTCGGGGTCGTTTCGGGCAATTTTTTGCTTATCTAAAATCAAATAATATGTCTTTTTCCCTGGCCGGTCGATCCACACAAGACCGATACCGGTTGGCCGCTCTAAAGCTCTATCTGCCTGACCTCGTTTACGTTTGGGAGTTTCCTCAAGAGGTCGAGGATCGTATCCTCCACGGGGCTGTCCGCGCTTATCAATATCAGGTTCTTCTTTTTCTCGATGTCTCTGGCAAGCTGCATCCTCCCGATGTTCACCTGAGCGAATCCGAGGGAGGTACCTATGCTGCCGACAACACCCGGGTTGTCGTCGTTTACAACGAGGATGATTATCCCCTCGGGGATCGTCTCGATAAAGTAGTTATCGACCCTGACAATGCGCGGCCTGTTGCCGACGATTGCCCCGGATATGAATCTCTTCCAATTCTCCCCCGAGACCGAGACCGTGATCTCGCTGGAGTAGTCCCGAGATGACGAGGAGGTATCCTCTTCAACTTCGATGCCGTATTCCCTGGCCATGACGGGGGCGTTAATCAGGTTGATCTTCTCCTGTGTGATAAAAGATAAAAGCCCCCTTAAGATGTTGAGGGAGATGAGGCTCGTCTCGTACTCCTCGATCTTGCCCAGATAGCCGATCTCCACCCTCTTTATCTTTTCCGATGTGAGTATCTGTCCCATGAAGCTCCCGAGCTTTTGTCCCAGGTCCATGAACGGCTTTAAAGTCTTCAGCGTCTCTTGCCCCAGGGCTGGGAAGTTAACGGGATTCTGGACTATTCCGCTCCGGTAATACTCTATGATCTGTTCCGACAGGGATCGGGAGGTCTTCTCGTAGGCCTCCTCTGTGTCTCCTCCGAGGTGAGGCGTCAATATAACCTTTTCGTTTTCAAGGAGCCTCTTGTTGTCCGGGGGCTCGGTCTCGAAGACATCCAGCGCTGCCCCGGCCACGATCCCCTCGTCAATCGCCCAGAGGAGATCGTCCTCGCTCAAGACGCCTCCGCCCGTCAGGTTTATTATCCTGACGCCCGGCTTCATCTTTGAAAAGAGCTCCCGGGTAAACAGCACCTTATCCCTTTTCATCTTCGGGGTGTGGATCGTTATGTAGTCCGACTCGGACAGGAGCCTGTCCATATCCACCAGCTCCCCGCCGCTCCTTAAGGCTATCTCTTCGGTGATCAGGGGATCGTTCACCAGAATCCTCATCCCGAATCCCCTTGCCCTGTCCGCCACCATCCTCCCGATCCGCCCGAGGCCGACGACTCCCAGGACCTTGTTCAGCACCTCGGTTCCCGTAAACCTCTTCTTCTCCCACTTCCCCACCTTCATGGAGGCCGTGGCCTGGGGGATGTTTCTGGAGAGGGCCATCAACATAGATATGGTGTGCTCGGCCGTAGTCACCGTGTTTGCGAGGGGGGTGTTCATAACGAGGATGCCCCGGGAGGTGGCGTAATCGAGGTCTATGTTGTCGAGCTCCGTCCCGACAAGACAAATGGTTTCGAGCCTTTTCCCGGCGGAGATGATCTTCTCGTCGATCGTCATCGAGTCCGATACTATGAGAGCGTCGTACTTGTCTATCAGCTCCGTTATGGAGCCGATCTTGTCCGGGGAAAGAAGATCGACAGTAAATCCCTCCATCTTCTTTATCGATCCGAGGGCAGACTCGGTTATCTGGAAGGGCGAGAGAATTTTTATCGGACCACTTTGAGATTTTCTTTTCATCAGATACTCTTTTCCTCTGTTTTTTTTGAAATAATATAATTAAACAAATCGGGCCTTGTGTCAATATCAAACGAGGAAAAAAGATGAAAATATATAATAAAAAGTGAGACAACCGTCATCTTAATTGTATCGGCCGTGGTCGCGGGAGAGCCGAATTCTGAGGATGCCGGACAAAAAAGTACTCCACGCGAGTTTCTGATTGGATTATAGCTTCAGTTGGGGTAAACTTAGGACGACCTTAATGGAGGGGAGGACTTGAATGAACTATAAGTATCTAAAAGTCGAAGAAGAGGGGGTTCTTGCCGTTGTCAGGCTTTATCGTCACGAAAAGAAAAACGCGCTCTCGACGGACCTCATCGAAGAGCTCTTGGTCCTTGCCGGGGAGTTCGACCAAAGGAGTGATATTACAACAATAATACTCACAGGCAGTAACGGATTTTTTTCGGCGGGCGTAGACCTCACAGACCCGAAGATCTACGAGATCTTTTCCGCCCCGATCTCTGCCAGGAGGAAGATGATCGATTTCGGCCCGAAGATGTGCAAGGCATGGGAGAGCCTCGATCAGATCACCATCGGGGCTATCGAGGGATTCTGTATCGGGGGCGGAGTCTCGCTCGTCTCCTCCCTCGATTTTCGGGTAATGGCCGAATCATCCTATATACGGGTGCCGGAGATATCCCTCGGTATGAACATGAGCTGGGCCACGCTACCGAGGTTAGTTCATCTCGTCGGCCCGGCAAGGGCGAAGGAGATCGTCATATTTGCGGAGCGGGTATACGGAAAGGACGCGTACGACTGGGGCTTCGCTCAGAGGCTTTGTCCCGACGGTAAGGCTATAAACGAGGCCAAAAAAATCGCCGGGAAGGTGTCGAAGATGCCGCCCGTGCCCGTCATGATGACGAAGCAGACGATCAACGCCCTGACGACCGCCCTCGACAGGACGGCGTCGTACATGGATACGGATCAGTATATCCTTTCGATCATGACCGAGGACTTCAAGGAGGGAGTGGCAGCATTCATGGAGAAGAGAGACCCGAAGTTCAAGGGGGAGTAGGGTGGCATCTTTTGCGGGATTAAATTACCATTAAATATCGACACACATCCTTGACACATTTGACAAAATGTAATATCTTTATAACTCCTTTATATTTATAATGGACTGTTTTTTTGGAGCGACCGATGGTAGATACTTCTTTACTCCTTCACGCAAACCTCCTCTATGCCGAGTTCCCTTTTTCAGAAATTCCGAATGTGGTGGATAAGAGCTATCTCCCCGTGTTGGAGATGCTCGAAAGCAATCCCGCATACAAGGTAATCCTCAATTGGACCGGATTTACCCTGGAGGTTATGGAGGGAAAATTTCCTGAATACGGCAAGTACCCGGAGGTGATCGAGCTTCTGAGGCACCTCATAAAGAGGGGCCAGGTCGAGATCACCGGGACGAGCTGGGCCCACTCGATCCTTCCCATGTCCCCCATCGACGAGGTCGGGCTCGATATCGACAATTACCTGGAGACGGCAAAGAGGGTCTTGAAGGTCAGGCCGAGGGGCTTCTTCCCGCCGGAGCTGGGTATAGACCCCCTCCTCGGCATGGTGCTGAAAGAGAAGGGATTCGATTACTGCTTTGTGGATAACGACATCCTAAGATATACCGTTCAGGACAGGCTCAACACGAGAAACGACTTCAAGCTTCCCGAGCCGTCGTTTCTGAAACAGGTCTCTCAGGTCTCAAAGAAGAACGTGATTTTCCAGCTCCTGTTTTTGCTTAAATGGAAGAGGCTGGTTCTGGGGCTCACCGACATGAACCCGGTTACCTGGGAGGCCGCCGGCGAAAAAGAGATCGTAGCTTTTAGAAGCTACCAGCCCTGGAACTCCTACACCCTATCCTGTCTCGGCCGGATGGCGATCATGAACGAGAAGAGGCTCTATAAAATACTGGACACGGTGACGCCCACAATAGAAGGCTATTTTCTCCCATTCTCGACCGACTTCGAGTTTTACGGCTACGGCGGAAACGTCAAGGAAGACCCGATCCCCGTGTCGAGGCTCAAAAGCCTCCTCGAATATATTCACCAGAGCCCGAACATGCAATTCACGCTCCCGTCGGAGTATATAAATAAGAGGAGCAAGGACGGCTTCAAAAGCCTGTATCTCAGGACCGGGAGCTGGAGCACCGACGGCGATTTCGCCCTGTGGGACGCGGACCCTGACAACAAGAGGCTCAACGAGTTCGTCCGGGAGGTAAGGGAGAGGTATCATCGAACCAAGGCGAAGCTCTCTAAGAAGGAGAGGGACGAGGTTGTGAAATGTCTCCTCCTCTCTCAGAACAGCGACGGCAGGGGCTGGACGCCCATTCCGGAGCACAGGCTCTTCTGCTATAATTTAGCCCTAAGGGCGCTCAAGATAATGGAGAAACAGTGAAGATGAGGATAGCCCTCTCCTTTGACGTCGAGGACTGGTATATGGGCCTGGAGCTTCCCGTAAGCGAATGGAAGGGCAAGGAGCGTCGCCTCAAAGTCGGGCTTTCAAGGATACTCTCACTCCTGAATGAGAAGAAGATCAAGGCGACATTCTTCATACTCGGGGTCGTCTGCGAGATGTACCCGGACGAGGTCAAGATGATCGCTGACTCCGGCCACGAGATCGGCTCTCACGGCTACTCCCACACGATGGTATACAAGCTCGATCCGAAGTCCTTTCGGGACGAGGTCAGAAAGACCGACGCCCGTATCGTAGAGATTACTGGGAAAAAGCCAGTAGGCTTTCGGGCCCCATATTTCTCGATCACCGAAAGGTCGCTCTGGGCGCTGGACATCTTAATCGAGGAGGGATACATTTACGACGCCAGCATCTACCCCGGCTACAACTACCGCTACGGCATCCCGGACACACCCATAGGCAGCTACCGCTATCCCGGAAAGGAGATCGTGGAGTTTCCCGTATCCACGATGGAGCTTTTAGGCAGACGCATCGGGATTGGCGGGGCCTATTTTCGGATACTCCCCTTATTTTTAACAAGGAGGGGGATCAAAATGCGGGGGGCCGAAGGGATAGACACCGTGATATACCTCCACCCCTGGGAGTTCGACCCGAAGCACCCGAAGATCAAGGTGGCGCCCCTGGCCACCCTGACACACTACATAAACCTGAAAAGGACCTATCCCCGGATGAAGAGGCTCTTGAATACCTACTCCTTCGCCACGTGCCGGGAGCTGGTCGAGGGGAGGTACGGCCGGGGTTCGGGCCGGTAGGGGGGATGAGGTTGGGTTGGGTTTGTTGAGGGGGGATGAGGTTTAGGCAAGTCAAGGGAGATAAAGGCGGCATGGCTAAAGAAAAGATCACGGCCGGGCTTCTGACCGAAGTGGAGATCGGGGGCGCGGTCGACCTCCTGAAGGAGGTCTTCGAAGAGACCGGCGCCCAAAAGCGAAGCCTCATGAATAAGGATTTCTATCGATGGCAGTACATCGATACAAGAAGCCCCGTAGTTGTCGCGAGGGAGGGAAAGGCTATCGTCGCCCATTACCCTCTGACGACCTATAACTTCTTGCTGGGCAAAGAAGTCGGCAAGACCGCCGTGATTCAAGACCTGGTGACAAAGAGCGACTGCAGGAAGAGGGGGGCTTTCAAGCTGATGGGGGACGTCGCAAACGAGGTTTGTGAGAAGTACAAATACGACCTCATCTACGCCTTTCCGAACCCGAAATCTTTTCCCGGCTTCGTCAAGCATCACGGGTACACGCACCTGTTGACCATTCCCCTTTTCGTCTCTCCCGTAAGCCTTTCGGAGATAGTAAGGGCGAAGCTGAAGTTCCCACCGGCGGCCTGGCCCTTTAAACCGATAGATTATCTGCTGCGGATTTTTACAAGGAGAAAATCCGGGAGGTTCAAGGTCGAGGAGCATGACGCCGTCCCTGAGGGGATAGACCGGCTGTGGGAGTCGTCAAAAGATAAATACGGCTCCGCCCTCGTCCGCGACAGCGGCTACGTCCGTTGGCGATTCAGGGGACGCCCCGGCTCGGTCTACCGCATCTTCACGGCAACCGACGGGGACGAGATCGTCGCGTACGCCGTCCTCGGCTCCGGCCTTTTTTTCGGCCTCCCAACGGCCGTTATCATGGACTTCTTTGCCGCCGAGGGAAAAGACGGGCTGCGAGCCTTCAAGTATCTGATCAGGGAGATAAAGGGGGCGGCCCACGAGCGAGGTGACGGGCTGATCCTCACGGCGACCAGGGCGGAATCGGGGATAAACCGTGTATTGTATCGTGCGGGATTCATCAGGGTGCCCGACCCCGTCAACCCGAGGAAGCTGAAGCTTGTGGTAAGGCCAATCAGCGGGCGGGCAAAAAAGTATGTACTTTCAAAGAGGGAGTGGTTTTTGACCCTGGCCGACTGGGACGTCCTGTAGCTGTAAGTTGGGGCCGGGGTGCCGTTTCGCTGGCAATTTGCATCGGGGGCGAGTATTTGTTTTTTTGAGTTGTCGATAAAATTTCGGTTTTCAATGTTGAGGTTTTAAAATGTCCGAGCTGCTATTCGATAAAGACGGAGACGTGGGCACCGTAACGCTGAACAGGCCCGACAGGATGAACTCGCTGAATTTTAACATGGTAAAGGGGCTGATCGATTACTTCGCCGAGGCGGAGCAGGACGACTCCATCAGGGCGATCGTCTTAACGGCGAACGGAAGGGCCTTCTGCACCGGGGCCGACCTAGTCGGCGGCGCCGGCAGGGCGGATATTAGCACCCCCGTGGGGATGAAGCTCTCGGCCCACCTCTACGGGAAACTCTTCTTCACCATGTTCACTACGGAAAAGCCGATCGTGAACGCAATCAACGGGACTGCAGCAGGGGCCGGGGTGAACATTGCCCTTGCGG
It encodes:
- a CDS encoding PaaI family thioesterase, whose translation is MTEIETRKAVNKNGCIKLINSDRHNCFGCSPKNDSGLQMEFYTNEKVDMVVSWFSVPSRFCGWSNVVHGGIVSTMLDEAMGWGGLVILKKLILSKTLNVEFKSPVFTDTGIRVEGSVLEVKGEKKAVMEGRIYDGNDNICAQSSSLVSLFTVESIRKMGVVDEGMLNDMDLITNFVSSIK
- a CDS encoding MBL fold metallo-hydrolase, with product MAVDFSFKWIGGATWILEGGGLKIACDPVLSPSGTVQDYFWFKSKRREEPEYETGDFKDVDLWLITHGHEDHLDEAGLDFIDKKSVVITHKNGLPKLKKTKLDEITTLSWGEVVRLTSKGFKITVEAMPAVHGVNPLVALLAGGVNGYWVTLEKPDDKISIYIPSDTVIKKKVIDSLEGRKCDLFIPNLGAARIGAGIRGRLLMDLTLTAEKIGKIIEVINPKITIPVHFGTFSHYTEPVDKIRALAEEAGDKVKMLKPGQEIKFTLWSRQ
- a CDS encoding EFR1 family ferrodoxin (N-terminal region resembles flavodoxins. C-terminal ferrodoxin region binds two 4Fe-4S clusters.), with amino-acid sequence MSGTGNSYRVAAWIDEFLRKQGADSQIRSVDGIGSEDRIKETSRDLLGIVHPTHGFTAPWHVIKFASRLPRGRSTRAFTVATRAGLKFGSLFLPGIAGSATFITALILFLKGYRVRGLMSVDMPSNWFSLHKIQGRKKQREIIERSKPAVEGFIRKIHSGGRVLFTLNNLYELLLGALLSLISFAYLLMGRFFLAKLFFANDRCNGCGICAKNCPVGGIKMRGKNRPRPFWKYNCESCMRCAAVCPQNCVEAGHSWGVILYLATTIPSSMYILSYLGTLIHGLAESKGEWLGTVIDLMFFYLAIFTLYYVFYALIRIPFFNRLFTYTTLTHLPFWGRYREPDTVLKKLKGK
- a CDS encoding phosphoglycerate dehydrogenase; this translates as MKRKSQSGPIKILSPFQITESALGSIKKMEGFTVDLLSPDKIGSITELIDKYDALIVSDSMTIDEKIISAGKRLETICLVGTELDNIDLDYATSRGILVMNTPLANTVTTAEHTISMLMALSRNIPQATASMKVGKWEKKRFTGTEVLNKVLGVVGLGRIGRMVADRARGFGMRILVNDPLITEEIALRSGGELVDMDRLLSESDYITIHTPKMKRDKVLFTRELFSKMKPGVRIINLTGGGVLSEDDLLWAIDEGIVAGAALDVFETEPPDNKRLLENEKVILTPHLGGDTEEAYEKTSRSLSEQIIEYYRSGIVQNPVNFPALGQETLKTLKPFMDLGQKLGSFMGQILTSEKIKRVEIGYLGKIEEYETSLISLNILRGLLSFITQEKINLINAPVMAREYGIEVEEDTSSSSRDYSSEITVSVSGENWKRFISGAIVGNRPRIVRVDNYFIETIPEGIIILVVNDDNPGVVGSIGTSLGFAQVNIGRMQLARDIEKKKNLILISADSPVEDTILDLLRKLPNVNEVRQIEL
- a CDS encoding enoyl-CoA hydratase/isomerase family protein yields the protein MNYKYLKVEEEGVLAVVRLYRHEKKNALSTDLIEELLVLAGEFDQRSDITTIILTGSNGFFSAGVDLTDPKIYEIFSAPISARRKMIDFGPKMCKAWESLDQITIGAIEGFCIGGGVSLVSSLDFRVMAESSYIRVPEISLGMNMSWATLPRLVHLVGPARAKEIVIFAERVYGKDAYDWGFAQRLCPDGKAINEAKKIAGKVSKMPPVPVMMTKQTINALTTALDRTASYMDTDQYILSIMTEDFKEGVAAFMEKRDPKFKGE
- a CDS encoding DUF3473 domain-containing protein, with amino-acid sequence MKMRIALSFDVEDWYMGLELPVSEWKGKERRLKVGLSRILSLLNEKKIKATFFILGVVCEMYPDEVKMIADSGHEIGSHGYSHTMVYKLDPKSFRDEVRKTDARIVEITGKKPVGFRAPYFSITERSLWALDILIEEGYIYDASIYPGYNYRYGIPDTPIGSYRYPGKEIVEFPVSTMELLGRRIGIGGAYFRILPLFLTRRGIKMRGAEGIDTVIYLHPWEFDPKHPKIKVAPLATLTHYINLKRTYPRMKRLLNTYSFATCRELVEGRYGRGSGR
- a CDS encoding GNAT family N-acetyltransferase — encoded protein: MAKEKITAGLLTEVEIGGAVDLLKEVFEETGAQKRSLMNKDFYRWQYIDTRSPVVVAREGKAIVAHYPLTTYNFLLGKEVGKTAVIQDLVTKSDCRKRGAFKLMGDVANEVCEKYKYDLIYAFPNPKSFPGFVKHHGYTHLLTIPLFVSPVSLSEIVRAKLKFPPAAWPFKPIDYLLRIFTRRKSGRFKVEEHDAVPEGIDRLWESSKDKYGSALVRDSGYVRWRFRGRPGSVYRIFTATDGDEIVAYAVLGSGLFFGLPTAVIMDFFAAEGKDGLRAFKYLIREIKGAAHERGDGLILTATRAESGINRVLYRAGFIRVPDPVNPRKLKLVVRPISGRAKKYVLSKREWFLTLADWDVL